In Natronococcus sp. AD-5, the genomic window TTCGCGGCCGTCGTCAACTCGATCGCGAGACCCCGGTTCGAGCTGCTCGGCGCGATCGGAACGATCCTCTACTTCTACCTGATCGTCGCCCCCGTCGAGGAGACGGTGAAGATGCTCGCGGTTCGCGTCTTCGCGTACCGAAGCGACTCCTTCGACGCCGTCATCGACGGCGCCGTCTACGGCGCGATCGCCGGCCTCGGGTTCGCCGCTATCGAGAACACCATCTACATCACCGGGACGGTCGCGGAAGCGCAGGTCGGGACGCTCACCGCCGCGACGGGCATCGCGACCCAGCGAGCGCTCGTCGGCCCCGGCCACGTCATCTACTCGGCGATCGCGGGCTACTACCTGGGGCTGGCGAAGTTCAACCGCCGGCACGCCGGCCCGCTCGTCGTCAAGGGAGTGCTGATCGCCGCGTTCGTCCACGGCACGTACAACGTCACGGTCGGGATCGTCCCCGGCGTCATCGCGTCGCTGTACCCCGTCGGAATCGGCGTCGCGTTCGTGAGCTACGTGATCGTCTTCGACCTCGCCGCCGGCTACTACCTCTACCGGAAGATCGCCCGCTACCGGCGGACCTATCGGAACGTTCGGGACGACGCCGGCGAACCG contains:
- a CDS encoding PrsW family intramembrane metalloprotease, with translation MKRRRDPVERASDESTDLYDVSTWEPRTAVDRLSVTTYNGITKGLRAIIILVALAITLTLLVQPGLLVLEDPWLGVFFGLSVVPAALFAGFIWYSDITTNEPLGVLVATFVLAILFATFAAVVNSIARPRFELLGAIGTILYFYLIVAPVEETVKMLAVRVFAYRSDSFDAVIDGAVYGAIAGLGFAAIENTIYITGTVAEAQVGTLTAATGIATQRALVGPGHVIYSAIAGYYLGLAKFNRRHAGPLVVKGVLIAAFVHGTYNVTVGIVPGVIASLYPVGIGVAFVSYVIVFDLAAGYYLYRKIARYRRTYRNVRDDAGEPPTSELTEFDPPRRSR